TTGCTTGAGTGGAGTTAGAATTAGCCATCGGTTTTTTTAGAGTTAGTAGAATAATCAGCGATTGCGCTAATATAAATCAAATGAACTGCCAAAACGATTAACCAGCCCAATGTAAGCCAACTTGCCCATTGCCAGTTAGCACTATTGAGTTGTTTAAAGAACCAAACCCCAGAGTTAATCAGACCAAACGTTGCCACATGAAGAGCAAAATTGATGCGGTCTTCTAGCTTTCGATAAGCGGGATCTTCACGGGTAGGCTGACGGGGCCAACGCGGTGGCATAAGCAAGCATCTTCCATAATCGACATAACTATATTATCATTGTTGTAGAAAATATCGTTCTAACACCCTAGATTAATAATAGAAAATTATGACTGCTAATAGTATCATTTTTAACAGTGCAATTTTGTCATTCACTTTAATTTTAGTGGGATTAGCCTGGGGCTTTTTGCTACTTAAAATTCAAGGCAATGAAGAATAATTGCAGTTTTTCTAGCAATACTCCCCCACCTAAGAAAGGCAGGGGGATTTTTTTACTTACAGTTGACCAGTCAGAAAGCCATCCGTTTGAAACGGATGGATGAATGGCGACAAAGGACTTTAGTCTTCTGTGTCCTTGTAATTTGGCATTTCTAAGGTATCAATCCAGTCTTCTACTAGCTGAGTCATTGTTTTTCTTTTATGTCTTGCATACAGCCTCAACTTTTCAAGTCTCCCTACTTCGATCCGAATGGAAAATTGTTCTTTTTTCATCTCTTGTCAATGACTTGATTTATGCTATAGTTATTTTAACAGAGTAAGCAAGATAACTATGTATGGATGTCAACAAAATCGAGTTCGATCTAGTTCAGATTTAATTCCTGTTTTGGAGTATATTTGTCGGATTGCAAACAATCTAACTAATTGTGGGATTTATCTGGCTCGTCAAACTTTCTTCAAAGAAACCCGAATCGTTGGTAAGT
This window of the Euhalothece natronophila Z-M001 genome carries:
- a CDS encoding 2TM domain-containing protein, whose protein sequence is MPPRWPRQPTREDPAYRKLEDRINFALHVATFGLINSGVWFFKQLNSANWQWASWLTLGWLIVLAVHLIYISAIADYSTNSKKTDG
- the petM gene encoding cytochrome b6-f complex subunit PetM, with product MTANSIIFNSAILSFTLILVGLAWGFLLLKIQGNEE